The genomic window TTCTATTAAACTATATTATTACTTTCTGTGACAATCAAGACAAATCTGGCTATTGGTTGTATCACCTCTCAGGAATCTATATGCAGGTAAGAAAACATTTGTATTGTGTGGGTCATGACATGTGGCACAGGTCATAACTGAATCAGCACCTGCCTGCTGGGCTGAAAAATTATAAAGAGGATAAGGCCAACCACTTGGAGGGTTAAACTCTGTACTCGGAAGAATTCCTGGTGCAACATCCATATCTACGGGGTGAGAGTAAATAAGAGAATCATTAGTTCCGCTTGTTACATCAGGTGGATTCTGAACAGCAGTTCCCACAGGTCTGGGACCATATGAATAGAGTGTTCCCATATCAGCTGCAGTCTGAGTTCCATCATGACAGGATAAACAGGCGTAGGTTATCCAGGATGCTCTTGTCATGGGGTCAGTATATGTTCCGTTATAAAGGGCAGTTATTGTTGGAACATATGCTCTGTTCCAGAGATAATAAAAGTTCTGATTGGGATTAGCATTGTGAGGGGTATGACAGTAAATGCATACCTGTCCTACATTGGGTCTATTGAAGTCATGTCTACTTCCCACTACTGTTGCATGGAGCCAAATAAAAAAGGCTCCAAGACTTATTATTGCTATTATATATTTTTGCATATGTCCCTCCTTTTTTATTAAGGATTCGAACCTAAAATTATAATTAATAATTTTTAGGTCTATTAATTATATTAAACAATCTTTTAAAAAATTTCAATAATTCAACATCTTGAAAAAAGTATCAAAAAATAGTATAATTCTATAATGAATTTAAATCTTAAAATATTTTTGATTTCTCTTTTTATATTTTTATTGAATATACCTTTTGGTATCTGGAGAAGTAAAACTAAAAAATTTTCTCTAAGCTGGTTTCTTTCTATACACCTTACAATTCCAATTATTTTTTTAATGAGGATGAAATCTGGAATCGGGTTTATACCTTTGAGTATTCCTATTTTCATTTTTGCTTTCTTCTTTGGTCAATTTGTGGGGTCAAAAATTTTAAGATGACTCTTATATATGATGGAACTTGTAATTTCTGTAAAAAAACAGTTTCTGTGATTAAAAAATTCGGTTTTAGAAAAAGAATCAATTTTATAAGTTCAAAAGATAAGAAAGAACTTAAAAAAATTCATTTTACTCAAGATTCTATCTTAAAAGATTTTGTAGTTATAACTGATGGGAAAAGAATTTTAAAAGGCTTTTATGTTTTCAGATCTCTAATCGATATTATTCCTTTTTTTATCTTTTTTCAATTTCTTTTTCATTTACCTTTATTAAATTTAATTGGCGAAAAAATTTATTTAATTATATCAAAGAACAGAAAATGTATAATTAAGTCTTAAAAAATACTTTTATTATTGTTGCTATTACCGCATAAATAAA from candidate division WOR-3 bacterium includes these protein-coding regions:
- a CDS encoding cytochrome c3 family protein — its product is MQKYIIAIISLGAFFIWLHATVVGSRHDFNRPNVGQVCIYCHTPHNANPNQNFYYLWNRAYVPTITALYNGTYTDPMTRASWITYACLSCHDGTQTAADMGTLYSYGPRPVGTAVQNPPDVTSGTNDSLIYSHPVDMDVAPGILPSTEFNPPSGWPYPLYNFSAQQAGADSVMTCATCHDPHNTNVFLPAYRFLRGDTTNSQICLDCHRK
- a CDS encoding DUF393 domain-containing protein; its protein translation is MTLIYDGTCNFCKKTVSVIKKFGFRKRINFISSKDKKELKKIHFTQDSILKDFVVITDGKRILKGFYVFRSLIDIIPFFIFFQFLFHLPLLNLIGEKIYLIISKNRKCIIKS